atcgaaggggccgaactagtataaactctcttgcgtctctgtgtccgctttaaccccttcaagctaacccgtcgcgatggctccacgactaagtcctttctctaggacatctgccgtgacaaaaccatgacaccttccattgatgctggccttggtgtgaaagatatggcatctttggtcttcttcttgttgatgttaaagagtcaagaccttggagacaacgagagcggggcttgagtcttcatcacaaaagacttgatcttcTTCATCGTCATTCACTTGCCAGTGCATGGTCACTtggtcaagggcttccatttctccttcgctcatggagtcatatgtaccatcgtcgttgaagatcatggtgcgcttgtttgtgcatttgaAGGACTTGTGACCTCAGCCGCCGCATGtaaaacatttgaaggaacttatcTTGattgtctcatcggttggggtagatgatgatgaagctctcggcttgaagttgcttgtagtaggaggatgacttgaggttgtcgaagttttcttgtaacttgatttgtcgccgttgcttgtagatggcttggttgaggtcgaAATTgttggagttgttgaagcttgatgggttggagaaaccataggacttggatgagaacttggcatatttgaagtcatcttgcacttgacattacgccttggtagcttgatgcactatctcgatgaggttcgagtatggttggaagttggCAATCTTCTTGATTGGGTGATTgattccattcaagaaacgtgccatagtttgctcataatCTTCCGTGCCAttagctcgtatcatggcaatctccatttctttgtagtattcttcaacactcttggttccttgcttgagaagttggagtttcttgaagaggtcgcgattgtagtatgttggcacgaaacgtgctctcatgacatccttcatttgcgcccaagtagtgatgggtggttcgcctcttgcctcacggcgctcaatgacttgttcccaccaaatgaggacgtagtcttggaactcaagggatgccatcgtgatcttcttctcttcctcatagttgtgcaagtggaagattttgtcaaccttcaatgcccatgaaaggtactctttgggatcattccttccgttgaacttgggcatggtgaacttaagCTTCCCGTAGCgtttctcttcattgtgttggggtcggggatgatgacgtccttgacgaggaggatcatctccctcaacttgctcttgtcttggaggatttccattgtcttcttgctcttgttgaacttgaggtgcttgtcaagcttgtggaggagcttaagGGACTTGACGATGCACTCTTGATTGAAAAATCCTCTCTTGAACCTCCTCGTGAAGCGCTTCTTGGTGATGACGACTTTGCCGGTTGTGTGTGGCTACGACTCGACTTGAATCTCGGAGGGCACGttacgcctcaagtgcttgagcttcacgtagttgttgttcttggcgttctgcctcggcatcttgttcatcttgatgttgtctcgcttgttcttcctcttcttgatggcgttggcgttgccgttctcgtgcttgcgtgaaagtagcttggttttgacggtgtcgttgctcttgagagtcgttgtcgtgtagaggattgcggtttgcttgacggtcttggcgcgcggcacgtcgaagagtattcgatgtcggtgtacttgagccgaagaTGGTGTCatcagagtgtcgacttgagcggccccATCTTGattaggacgaagtggaagaagagcggttgagtaacaaaacacgaatctcgtccattcttgcgtcattctcttgtttgtgatcatcgagcttgttgtcgaagtagtctcttgtacattGCTCAGAGAgttgcaagtcggtggcgaggttgtcgatgtgttTGTTCATtgattgttgctcttgatgcaaagcacgttgtgcaccagagaggtggctctttgtgatgtaggaggacatgtcgtcgtcttgctcgatgaaaagtgggttggtagaagtacttggcctatccattattccaagcaaatatgtgagcgggagaaagagaagaacttataccaaatgtaccttgactgatgttgaagacagatcaatgatcactcaaatgtggaacaaggaaatagcacaattggtaccaattcttgtcggtttctcacacctacacaagtaaaagcttatggtggagctcggttaggatggtggcacaaaatttgatgcaattgttagtggacttcaataatgttggaaaagattcacaaatttgcaaatgcaacaagtagaccaatagcaagatatggtacacgggAACTCACACACGgagagataaatggggtcgtgcaaccaagggatgagccaaaatgtggaatccatgaaaatgctcttgttgcacaacactagagagacgctagcacgattgcacaataggcggatacgaagacttgtgcacaacctaccaagcaagaatgcaacgacttctatcccaagtatgctctatgtatggtgttcCAATGATATGATcctagatgatctagtatgacaatcttaatgtagtatgatgctatggttcttgcttaaaagttgttcgcttatctttcccttttgcttaaaagcttgtttggctcttttctcttttgagctcttttctcatgtaacgcttcatgaaccaagatagcaattgtgtatgcgatgacaaccctgtgacacaaaagatgataccaagatatggaccaagatgatatggtatgtatgctatggtaaGTATGACCACTAGTGTGCACAAGTGACGTTAccgacaatactcaaaggctagtcttgatgggtaagatacgcaaaattgggctatggtagttatcaatgcaatggcaaggttgTAATGATGGTGTATCGCGATACCAAGAAGAGGTTACCGTTCTtacttacggtatggtgtcaaaatggtggggtggttgttgtcgatgacgaatccatggcgaagatgagcggtggtgatgttgatgtcgaaccgtccctaagtagccgaaacgcgTTAGGAAACAAGAACCGCAACTCAAAGTCTCAAAGCAAAATGTAGAAAAATTGTGCCAGAGTGCGAAACGAGTAAGCAATGGTGGTTGTGCAAAGCGATTGTGGTATTTGGGGTGCGTATGCAGAAGGGGAGGGGTTAATGGAGTGTGTATGCGGAAGTGGAGGtggagaggtggtggtggtcgaactGAAATTTCTCAGTTTCGTTAGgaaacgtcggacgtccggtggtggaGCGGTCGTCCGATCGTCAGGTGTCTGGTGGTTGGCGGACGTCCAGTGCCTGGGcgatttcgggcacgggatgaacaactAGGGTTCGTGGTGGTGGAGGCAAAATTGGTCAAATCCgggcgattttgtggatggaaaaggtggggatgatgggggaaagctagatccactcgtggcaaagcaaatccatggatcaaatccaacaaaacttcatcacaccaacaaatcaaaaaaaaattggggctatttttggtggggattttcgaaattggggaagaacacaacaaaatcaagctagaaaacgaagaggggaggctccgaaatcgtgatcaacgtggctcatgataccaagatgatgtagggtggaaccatatacgtccgatctttcacgaaaggagaggatcccatgaagaacacaaggggaaaacacaaaaggaaacacaagagaatcactcaaaccaacgagattaggtcacacatatgctaggtccttgaaacacaaagagatacacgatccgaatccaacaaaggacgatacataggtaaccggttcttctccgagaggaggtcttgaggtcttcccgttaggggtcttgaatccaagtggatcttctctgaagaggtgacggtccctcgcgatggagtagatccagatggatgagcgaagctctgtctcacatatgagctaacacaacgctaaccctaactaggaggagtaggaggtctatttatagtcttagtgcaaatgagggcgaagtgaaggggtacatgggcctcgggtccgaaactgtgcacagacaggtaccggacgtccggagggtttcggtcgtccggtggctcgtgggcgTCCGGACGTCCGGTAGTCGCGCACTTCCGCTGGTTCTGGCTCGGTCGAGGTGGCACCGGATTTCCGGAGatgtccggtcgtccggtcgcgtCGGACATCCgctgttttggctcgggtgtgagGACGCTggtcgtccggtccgggccggacgtccgctcactGTAGCTTGCGTTGGTTGGGGCCTGGTTAGGCTCGGGCTTCAGGTGCCGGACGTTCGGTCCCGACCGGTCGTTCGGTGGTTGTAGCTTCagcggcagctcttcttcttgtccttggcacttggtgtcctcgccgttttGTCCGTTGGATGCAACTGCTCCGTGGCCTTCCTTCAAGTACTTGAACACACATAGTGTTTTCGCTTGAGGTAGTAGTCATGTCTCAtgtatagaaagtggtagttcggagaggagcgagttcaccttatcttcgatagcctttgctcgggctcttgtcattggtccaagtggtgtcgtgggagacggaGGTAAGTCCAtgaggatgaccttgggatgctccgcatcactattTCTATCACATGCGTTTAATCTTGTAACTAGCAAGACAAGGGGACTGACAATCCTCCTACCGTGTTAGggacgagtgtgtgtgtgtgtcttatgTGTAGGTGCTGCTTACGTTGTTAGACTGAGATACTTTTACTTGATTGATAACCTCGGTCCTGTAAATGAGAGAAATACTTATTATCATTCTGCTTCATCCTTATTCTCGAGGGAATCCCAACAACCCTTGCAGGAGCAATAATGGCTCTAGCTCTACATTCCACCGCCTCTCGGCCCCCTACCTTTATATTCTTTAGAAAATCTTGAAAACACCACCTTATTATTCCATGCCGATCAAATTTAAAGATTTTTCAATTCTTCGCCAGAGGGAGAATCCATCATAGCAACCATCATCAGCGAAACAAGATACACGCAAACACGATACATTTTTCATTTCTCTAAAATAAGACAACTTTTTTTTGAGCAAACATTTTTTCGAGAGAATTTTGAGCAAACATGATACACGCAATTGAAAAATCGCAGCGAAACCAGAACCGCGAGCAAAGTGGGCCGGTTCGGTCGGCGATCAAACACACACATTCCGAACTGGGTCGGTTACCGACATTATTGGGTCTGTGGCTTGGGATTGCGTTCCTTTCTTCACGCAGAACAAGAGAGTCGTGGTGGTGAAGTGTTGAGAGGAGAGGCAGAGCctcgccatcgccatcgccatccCCATCGCGATTTCATCTTCCCGTCGCAGCAAATGCCGCCGCCGTGCCCGACCCTCTGCCGCCTCCCCGCGACTAACCTCGGCCTCCCTTGGTGCCCCCGGTCCATACCTCTCCCTCGCCTCGCTCTCGCCGCGCGCCGCGCCAGGGCCGTCGCTGCCAGGGCCTCGTCATCCTCTTCCTCGCCGGACTCCTCCTTCGGCTCGCGGATGGAGGACTCTGTCAAGAAGACGCTCGCCGACAACGCCGTCGTCATCTACTCCAAGTCGTGGTGCTCGTAAGAACCTCACCTGAACTCCAACACAACCAATTCGTTCCACGATTTGTTTTCTGCGATGAATTCATGCGAGACACTCGTTGGTTCCCTTCGTCATATGTGCTGGTGCTTACACTATACCGCAGGTATTCAATGGAGGTCAAGGGTCTCTTCAAGCGGATTGGCGTGGATCCACATGTCATCGAGCTCGACCAGCTCGGttcgtccttcttcttcttcttctactcgtATCTCTATCTATTATCTATTGGCTATTGCTATTGGGTGAATCTTGTGTCGCTTCTTGCCAAGGCATGGCTGTTTCCAaactgttttttgttttttgaaaggAACATGCCGTGCATTCCGTTACGTAGTTACATATTAGTGCTGGGCAAATCGCCAGCTACATGGTTCAGTCAGTGCAAATCCTGGGAGTTGGCCCAACAAAGTCTCACACAGACCAGCTTCCAAAGTAGTTCCATGCGCAGCTAAACCATGCACCAGCATATGCCCGAGGGCTGGACACAACGCTTACAGCTGAAAAGCCCACACGCAGCTGGAATTTGATACTACTGACAATTGCTCATAACCCAGCAAAAAAAAACCCCAAACAAACAGACAATTGCTCCTAGTTCCGCTAGATCATAGACTTCAGAGTTCACTGCCCTCATCAGTTGCATTGAATCAGTTTCAAACATTACTCTGTCGCGCCCCATCGACATTTTAATAGCATATAACAATGCCAAGGTTTCCGTTACCCTCACCTGCAGCCATCGCCTTGCATTGGTCATTTCTGATAATGAGTCCCCAGCCGCCAGAGTTGGAGTCCCTGTGGAAAGCGGCATCAGTGTTAATCTTGAGAATCCCAGCCGGTGGCCGAGACAATTTGTGGTTTAGCTGCTGCTTTTGCCCTTTAGCAGTCTTTTTGTTCTCCATTACATTCATAAGATGATAATTAACAGAAGAGCAAATATGCTCAAGCGAGATGGGGCCTTCGCCCGAGTTTGCCTTATGGCGTTCACACCGCCAGCTCCAAAGGAGCGAGCAAGATTTTATTTTATCCTCCTCTGATGATGTAAGGATCTGTTCTAGGGTGCTTATAGCACTGGTACAGCCAGCTAAAAGCAACCTGATATGCTCCTGTAAGATACGAGCTACGGATTCGAGATCGATCTAGGAATTTAGGTGGAATTCATAGCTGTTCTTCCCAACCTCCCTCACAGCGGATTCGAATTACAGAGTGGTGCCGGCCGAAGCCTCATCTAGTGCCAAGCCGAGGAAGAAGAACTCCTAGCTCACCTACTTATACACGCTAACCTATTACACCCTTATCGGGCCCAGTTCGGGCTTGCAAGCCACTGGGGAAGCCTTTTCTCGAGAGTGGGCTGCGCCGCTGGCCCAGGAGCGTTGCCTTTGAATCTTCCCTCCTTCTCAGCACTGTTGGCGTTATCCATGGAAGTACTAGCGCCCCAAGCcggagctcttggaaacttttgctTCAAGGAATCAGTATCCTCCCAGGTGGCCTCCTGGGGCGATGAATTACTCCACTCCACAAGTACTTGAGCAACAGTACGGTCCCCTTTGCGCCTGATTCTCTGTTGCAACACTCGCACAGGAATCTGAATGAGTGAAAGGTCAGAAGGAAGTGATGATTGTACCTGAGAAGGAAGCTTTATGTATTGCTTGAGATGAGAAGCATGAAAGACTGGGTGTATCTTGCTTGATTCTGGAAGTTCCAATCGATAAGCCACCTCTCCAATATGTTCTAAGATCTTATATGGCCCATAAAACTTAAATGACAGCTTATGGTTGGCCCTGTGAACAACAGAAGACTGTACATAAGGTTGCAATTGCAGAAATACCTCCTGTCCAACCGCAAACTGCTTGTCAGTTTGATGTTTATCTGCATAATTCTTCATTCGTTGTTGGGCCCTAAGGAGATGCTGTCTCACAGACTGATTGATGACTTCTCTCTCCTCTAGCCATTGCTGGACATCTGGTGGATCAATAGTATCAGATGGAGTGATTGCAAAGTATCTAGGACTGTGCCCATAAAGCACTTCAAACAGAGTTTTTCCACTGCTGAATGCCAGTTGGTGTTGTACCAGAATTCACACAAGGAAATCCACTTTTTCCATTTCTTGGGATGAGCACCAACAAAGCATCTGAGGAAACATTCTATCTGCTGAttcactctctcagtctgtccatcagtttcagggtgatatgctgtGCTCATATTCAAGACAACACCTGTTCTTTTGATAAGATGCTGCCAAAATGCACTGGTAAAGACTGGGTCCCTGTCAGACACAATAAACTCAGGCATGCCATGCAGCTTATACACATTCTCCAAGAAGATCTCAGCAATTATAGGAGCAGTATATGGATGTTTGATTGGAATAAAATGACCATATCTTGTGAACCTGTCAATGACAACCATCAGACAATCAAAAGCTTCAGAACTGGGCAACCCAGAGATGAAATCCATAGTGACAGTTTCCCAAGCCTTCTTTGGAATAGGCAATGGAGATAACAATCCTGGGTAGTTAATCCTTTCTGGTTTGGCCTTTTGGCAAATTAAACAAGATTGGACTCTCTGTTTGATGTAACTTTTCATCCCTTTCCAACTGAACAGGGAATTTATTATGTTATATGTAACAGGGAACCCTGAGTGCCCCCCAATTGGGCTGGAATATTTTGTCCTGAAGCAATGTTTGTTCACCAATCCAGATGCAGCCTTTGTGTCTAAGTAGACCATTAATCAATGTACATGggggtttatatttaggatccacagcCAGCTGCTGAATAATGTCCATGGTAGAAGCATCAGAGGCATAACCTTGAGCTATCTCCTGCAACCAACTTGGCAAAACACCAGATATTGCAAATGACTGGGCTGCTTGATGAGGCTTCTGGAAAGGACATCAGCTGCTGTATTATCACTTCCCCTTTTTGTAATGAATTTCATAGTCAAGACCCATCAACTTTGTGTAAGCCTTATGCTACCAGGGAGTGTGTAATCTTTGATCAGCTATATGTGACAAACTTTTCTGATCGGTCTTGATTATAAACTGCTGCATTTGCAGATATGGCCTCCAAGTTTCTACAGCTAAAAGTATTGCCATGTACTCCTTTTCATGTACAGACGAACCTTTGTTTCTTGGACCTAAAGCCTTACTCACAAAGGCTAGAGGATGCCCTTTTTGCATTAGAACTGCCCCTATTCCAGTGTCACAAGCATCTGTCTCAATCATGAAAGGTTGTGAAAAATCTGGCAGGGCTAAAACTGGAGCTGAGATCAGGGACTTCTTAAGTGTAGAGAATGCTTCTTCAGCCATTGGATTCCATACAAAAACTGTACCCTTCCTTAGCAATTCAGAAAGAGGTTTACTGATCACTCCATATGATTTGATGAATTTTCTGTAGTATCCTGTCAAACCCAAAAATCACCTCACTTCCTTGGTATTAGAGGGAGTTGGCCAATTATCAACAGCTGTAATTTTACTGGGATCAGTAGAGACTCCTTGAGCACTAATGACATGCCCTAGGTAGGATACTTGCTGTTTGGCAAATTCACACTTGCTTAGTTTAACCTTCCGTTGTTTTCTTCCATAATTTGCAATACAGCAGACAAGTGTTCAATATGTTCTCTGAGAGTCTTGCTGAAGACATGAATGTCATCGAAGAAGCACACTGCATACTTCCTGAGAACAGGGGACAAATCAATATTCACTAGTGGCT
This portion of the Triticum dicoccoides isolate Atlit2015 ecotype Zavitan chromosome 7A, WEW_v2.0, whole genome shotgun sequence genome encodes:
- the LOC119332616 gene encoding monothiol glutaredoxin-S10-like gives rise to the protein MPPPCPTLCRLPATNLGLPWCPRSIPLPRLALAARRARAVAARASSSSSSPDSSFGSRMEDSVKKTLADNAVVIYSKSWCSYSMEVKGLFKRIGVDPHVIELDQLGAQGPQLQKVLERLTGQSTVPNVFIGGKHIGGCTDTVKLYRKGELATMLTELDIKVNHHDKIEHD